The window TTGATGTATGGTATTTCTGCTCTAAGCTAAGTAGACAAGGCGATTTCCGTAACAACATCGTGTTCAATCGCTGTAAGGTGGACTTCCGGTACAAGCGGGTAACGCAGGAAAATGATGACCATGAATAGCACGAGCCATAACAGTATTGCAGAACGCTTTGGCCGTTGGCTCGGCAGAGGCTGGCGTGGCTATGTGCGTTGTGAGCAACAGATATCGAGCTGGTTTGTCGATCAGGGGATGCCCGTTAAGGTAGCGTTTGCCCTGTTGTGGATTGCCAAACTGGCTCTTCTGGGACTATTGCTTTATGTGGCGTTCTGGTTGGCCCTTTTGCTGATAGGTCTCTTGCTTGTTGCACAGAGCCGTGGCAACAGAGAGCATGACGATTTGCAGCCAAGCATTGAGTTACGTCATGGTGAGGCTGGATTTGGGTTGTACTCATCGGATGGTCATCGAATTGATCCCCATGACCCCAATGATCCGTACGATGATTGATGGCCGTCCGTAAAAGCTTTGAGCCATCAGTGCATCGCTTTGTTTACGCCTGATGCTGTGCTGTCTTTTGCATCTTTACTGCCGGTTCCTAGATTCTGTGCAATTGCCCCCGCCTTTACACCAGCCCATCCCAAAGCTGCAATCCAGAAAGTTGGAAGAACCAGAAACATGGTTCCCATAACGAAGTTCAGCAACATGTCGCCGAAGGTATTGTTCATGCCCATAAGCGGATCAACATTGTTGTGTGGCCGATTCCAGCCCCATCCCCAACCGTAAAGCGCATCGAGGATCGTACTGTCGATCCAGCGAGCAAGCTGGAACCAGAAATCCACAAAGAACAGCGCAAACTGCACGATGCTGAGCGTGACAACGGTCTTCAGGTCGTAGGTGCCTACCAGGAGCACCAGAGGGATACAGATCACCAGTGCCATCTTCATTAGTGCAAGCACCATCGGCAGTGCCTGGCGCACGACGTCCAATGCCGGGAATGCGGCGATCCCTCCAATGGTCATGCCGATGTCGCCTGCAGCACGTGT is drawn from Pectobacterium aroidearum and contains these coding sequences:
- a CDS encoding DUF3742 family protein, whose protein sequence is MNSTSHNSIAERFGRWLGRGWRGYVRCEQQISSWFVDQGMPVKVAFALLWIAKLALLGLLLYVAFWLALLLIGLLLVAQSRGNREHDDLQPSIELRHGEAGFGLYSSDGHRIDPHDPNDPYDD